The Naumovozyma dairenensis CBS 421 chromosome 3, complete genome genome has a window encoding:
- the DNA2 gene encoding bifunctional ATP-dependent DNA helicase/ssDNA endodeoxyribonuclease DNA2 (similar to Saccharomyces cerevisiae DNA2 (YHR164C); ancestral locus Anc_5.75), whose translation MPKTPERTKRSAEVALSPNLKSKVIKQKVTKQGTESSRKRKRKYQFAPVDNLDSKSAPPSAVLKSIPVSQVRNTIRTKRKVKTDVSIEKVPVVSKIKEENESDKIKKTPTIDDNGSYKNGKSPAEQVIWKYSPAIKHKPDDFRSSPSKLDDPPLMDNNQDPSSTPIIANKWKTILNFNNMKKDDNVGMRLDSPLEREKGSPKGNTVKDSLRGTLRDIDDILGDIEGDLSLKPNMSRIKDELPSSPSGVPTNSIYCTTKKTLGEDNDSLNEGDDSLIDILTQHYTQKLGTHTPIATGKGNNADLEPLGNLAEEIIEEKKSAENTDIPNGKDTSNDADFSDSLLDLMENSDGMDGNVEPESEVRILGDQISKNLKVKSDTPDQNMSEYVKLAQAAVERKGVTRLVILEVRELTLPRIGIQKILSCINSQREKSSVIIRRPWSYLEYDVGDVIHIIEGKNIENKRLLSDDINPKTQLANDNLLILNPDLLFSATSIGGSIDCLRRSVIQASFNDPRGEPSIAMTIGNIVHELLQDSFRYMMSHELLTIEYLDERLDFLLESFKFDIMVCNESLADVKEQIVKDHAENILQFVNHFVQKSNYGCYVSVSGLKKTQPLSISDVIDIEENIWSSTYGLKGYLDLTVEANTENIKCIAPLEVKTGKYRGLSHEAQGLIYTLLLNDKYDLPVDFFLLYYTRDKSMTKFPKILHSIKHILMLRNQMATTFKHQLKEITNRERLEYKLPPLAGASLCENCNTKDMCMVLNKLAENGNAEDSKLRKGEYELLTNHLLTNLEKNRNFFLKFNDLITKEESSVCSINAELFLFDSKTRESLNGRCLSNLIVDDIQGSSQQCGKYTYSFKRQNQDETLSMLHSQIGINDYVIISDENGHFSLCQGLVTKISSDSITVAINRKLLNNKITLDNGNRTSIQSVIKPQFNLTEIMATQNLVTYRIDKNDIQQNLSSSRFNILNLFLPSVQPGELLVDEKTGKSKLTKRSDGGDERMRRFIVDNESPTFVPKDKPPLISYTIPEDSSFNENQIEAIDRVMRANDYALILGMPGSGKTTVISELIKMLVADNKSVLLTSYTHSAVDNILLKLKDVEFDIIRLGSKRRVHPDTQRYLPKYDSLNTYEELLETINGVSVVATTCLSLRDIMFNLRSKDFDYVILDEASQISIPVALGPLRFGIKFVMVGDHYQLPPLVKNEAARSGGLEESLFKYFCERQPDSVVELTYQYRMCEDIVMLSNYLIYENKLKCGTEQVKNQSLHIPHLENLGQYRKADADQDWLMDVLDPQRKVIFMNYDKCVEITEQANNDTITNVGEAELTRQCVKGILTSGVSSDKVGVMTLYRAQLKLLKKVLGSAAYDGLEILTADQFQGRDKDCIIISMVRSNAHLNGGSLLKELRRVNVAMTRAKSKLIIIGSQKTISSIPEIKGFMNLLQERNWIYDLSTNCLECYDFPQNVDSQFSDSALRVGDNDVPKKGAKNITAESLIVKNKPITKQTLTEM comes from the coding sequence ATGCCGAAGACACCTGAGAGGACGAAACGTTCTGCTGAAGTTGCACTTTCACCCAATCTTAAGTCAAAAGTCATAAAACAAAAGGTAACTAAACAGGGTACTGAATCATCgaggaaaagaaaaagaaaatatcaatttgCTCCGGTAGATAATTTAGATTCAAAATCTGCACCTCCATCTGCAGTTCTCAAATCAATACCTGTATCGCAGGTTCGAAATACTATTAGGACTAAGAGGAAAGTTAAGACTGATGTCTCGATAGAAAAGGTTCCTGTTGTTTCCAAAATCAAAGAGGAAAATGAATCtgataaaataaagaagacACCTacaattgatgataatggaaGTTACAAAAATGGAAAGAGTCCGGCAGAACAAGTAATTTGGAAGTATAGTCCGGCAATCAAGCATAAACCAGATGATTTTAGATCTTCACCGTCAAAACTTGATGATCCCCCATTAATGGATAATAACCAAGATCCATCTTCTACTCCAATCATTGCTAATAAATGGAAAACTATTctaaatttcaataatatgaaGAAAGATGACAATGTTGGAATGAGACTAGACTCGCCTCTTGAGAGAGAGAAGGGCTCACCAAAAGGAAATACAGTCAAGGATTCGTTAAGGGGTACTTTAAGAGATATTGATGACATTCTTGGTGACATTGAAGGTGATCTTTCCTTAAAGCCGAACATGTCCCGGATAAAAGATGAACTACCCTCTTCACCAAGTGGGGTACCAACGAATTCAATATACTGTACCACCAAGAAAACACTCGGAGAAGATAACGATTCTTTAAATGAGGGTGACGACTCCTTGATTGATATATTGACGCAACATTATACCCAAAAGTTAGGGACACATACACCGATAGCTACTGGCAAAGGAAACAACGCTGATTTAGAACCGTTGGGTAATCTTGCAGAAGAGATAATAGAGGAAAAGAAATCTGCAGAAAACACAGATATACCCAACGGCAAGGATACAAGTAATGATGCTGATTTTTCCGATTCTTTGTTGGATTTGATGGAAAACTCAGATGGTATGGACGGAAATGTTGAACCTGAATCAGAAGTAAGAATATTAGGAGATCAAATCAGTAAAAATCTGAAGGTAAAATCAGACACTCCAGACCAAAATATGTCAGAATATGTGAAATTGGCGCAGGCAGCAGTCGAAAGAAAAGGCGTTACAAGATTAGTTATCCTTGAAGTACGTGAGCTTACATTACCAAGAATAGgcattcaaaaaatattaagcTGCATTAACTCCCAACGTGAAAAAAGTTCAGTGATAATACGACGTCCATGGTCGTATTTGGAATATGATGTAGGAGATGTCATTCACATCATTGAAGGTAAAAATATAGAGAATAAACGACTGTTATCAGATGATATAAATCCCAAAACACAGTTagctaatgataatttacTAATACTCAATCCTGATTTACTGTTTTCAGCCACATCGATAGGCGGTTCCATCGACTGTCTACGGCGATCTGTTATTCAAGCATCTTTTAACGACCCCAGGGGAGAACCGAGTATAGCAATGACAATTGGTAATATAGTAcatgaattattacaagattCGTTTAGGTATATGATGTCCCATGAGTTACTTACCATAGAGTACCTCGATGAAAGGTTAGATTTTTTGTTAGAGTCTTTTAAGTTTGACATTATGGTGTGCAACGAAAGTTTAGCAGATGTAAAAGAACAGATTGTTAAAGATCATGCGGAGAATATATTACAATTTGTAAACCACTTTGTTCAAAAGAGTAACTATGGATGTTACGTGTCTGTTTCTGGCCTCAAAAAGACCCAACCACTTTCGATCTCGGATGtcattgatattgaagaaaatatatggTCATCAACTTATGGATTAAAAGGGTATCTAGATTTAACTGTTGAAGCAAATACTGAAAATATAAAGTGTATTGCACCATTGGAAGTTAAGACAGGAAAATATAGAGGACTTTCTCATGAAGCACAGGGTTTAATTTACACTTTATTGTTGAATGATAAGTATGATTTACCAGtagattttttcttattgtATTATACAAGGGATAAATCAATGACGAAATTTCCGAAAATATTACATTCTATTAAGCATATTTTAAtgttaagaaatcaaatggCGACAACGTTTAAACACCAGTTGAAAGAAATAACTAATCGGGAACGCTTAGAATATAAGCTGCCTCCATTAGCTGGAGCTTCACTTTGTGAAAATTGCAATACGAAGGACATGTGTATGGTTTTGAACAAATTGGCAGAAAATGGAAATGCAGAAGACAGCAAATTACGAAAGGGAGAATACGAATTATTAACTAACCATTTGCTTACcaatttagaaaagaataGGAACTTTTTTctcaaattcaatgatttaattACAAAGGAGGAATCAAGCGTCTGTAGCATCAATGCGGAGCTATTTCTGTTTGATAGTAAAACCAGAGAATCATTAAATGGTCGCTGTCTATCGAACCTTATAGTTGATGATATTCAAGGTAGTTCGCAACAGTGTGGTAAATATACTTATTCTTTCAAGAGACAAAATCAAGATGAAACGTTATCAATGTTACATTCACAAATTGGTATCAATGATTACGTAATAATCAGTGATGAAAATGgtcatttttctttatgtCAGGGGTTGGTCACTAAAATTTCGAGCGACTCTATTACTGTGGCTATAAATAGAAAACtcttgaataataaaattactTTGGATAATGGTAATCGTACATCTATTCAAAGTGTAATTAAGCCTCAATTTAATTTAACGGAGATAATGGCTACTCAAAATTTAGTAACGTACagaattgataaaaatgatattcaacaaaatttatcatcGTCTagatttaatattttaaatttatttttgcCCAGTGTTCAACCTGGTGAGTTACTTGTTGATGAGAAAACGGGGAAATCCAAATTGACGAAACGATCTGATGGTGGAGATGAAAGAATGAGACGATTCATTGTTGACAATGAATCTCCTACATTTGTACCCAAAGATAAACCTCcattaatttcatataCCATTCCAGAAGATTCTTCATTCAATGAGAATCAAATAGAAGCCATCGATAGAGTTATGCGAGCCAATGATTATGCGTTGATTCTCGGTATGCCCGGATCTGGTAAGACGACGGTGATTTCAGAGTTGATAAAAATGTTAGTTGCCGATAATAAATCCGTTCTTCTTACTTCATATACACATTCTGCTGtggataatattttattgaaattgaaagatgttGAATTTGATATAATTAGATTAGGTTCCAAACGTAGAGTTCATCCTGATACGCAACGATATTTACCTAAATATGATTCTCTTAACACatatgaagaattattagaaacaATAAATGGTGTTTCGGTTGTAGCTACGACATGTTTAAGTCTTCGTGATATTATGTTTAATTTAAGATCGAAAGATTTCGATTATGTTATCTTAGATGAAGCTAGTCAAATTTCGATACCTGTAGCGCTTGGTCCCTTAAGATTTGGAATAAAATTTGTCATGGTCGGTgatcattatcaattacCACCTTTAGTGAAGAACGAGGCTGCCAGATCAGGAGGATTAgaagaatcattatttaagTATTTTTGTGAAAGACAACCAGATAGTGTGGTGGAGTTGACATATCAATATAGAATGTGTGAAGATATTGTTATGTTATctaattatttaatttacGAGAATAAATTAAAGTGTGGTACAGAACAAGTTAAGAATCAAAGTTTACATATTCCACATCTTGAGAATTTAGGGCAGTACAGAAAGGCTGATGCAGACCAAGATTGGTTAATGGATGTTCTTGATCCTCAAAGGAAAGTTATATTCATGAATTATGATAAATGTGTTGAGATTACAGAACAAGCCAATAATGATACCATAACGAATGTAGGGGAAGCAGAGTTAACAAGACAATGTGTGAAAGGTATACTTACTTCGGGGGTTTCCAGTGATAAGGTAGGTGTAATGACGTTATATCGAGCTCAactaaaattattgaagaaagttTTGGGGTCGGCAGCATATGATGGCTTAGAGATCCTGACTGCAGATCAATTCCAAGGACGTGATAAGGATTGTATTATAATTTCCATGGTACGGAGTAATGCTCATTTGAATGGGGGATCGttattaaaagaattaagaCGTGTTAATGTTGCTATGACGAGAGCgaaatcaaaattaataataattggtTCTCAAAAGACAATTAGTAGTATTCCAGAAATTAAGGGGTTTATGAATCTATTGCAAGAACGTAATTGGATATATGATTTATCAACGAACTGTCTTGAATGCTATGATTTTCCCCAAAACGTAGACAGCCAATTTTCCGATTCAGCCTTAAGAGTTGGCGACAATGATGTACCCAAGAAGGGTGCTAAAAATATAACTGCAGAATCACTAATCGTTAAGAATAAACCGATTACAAAACAAACGTTAACTGAAATGTGA
- the NDAI0C03330 gene encoding uncharacterized protein (ancestral locus Anc_5.74): MEWKQITLKQEDQPKQNTIIHNATKPNKINTGNSNKKNRPKKNFKEGKVEKGGSNNMSKRAIKKANKEYFLERQRKKAERLLQQSMNNTDNNDNNRTSIVPLPNSPPPPPPPPPRQGNYNQLPILWPNFGAPRPTWLRLPPVPPVGMNYMNAFPHLNQDTLQNGTPSMNYSLQDAMPLHRLPIPNKNGTLIPQQYIPQSDISHHHISTFNANVIPTSNQQISKEAAKKFKGMKKKAKKAKKGQKAKKGQTAKQTNIEVPGTTFKENATQALFKDEDLSVSSKLLPVIRHADNTDSNLHSGVRKYGNFLTSLTNSKDRNEITKSSNISNTVQYIELDDESSVEEISNENVDNGNEHAPSEKRQELQSNNGIIDLDLIEAEGGSTEPNGRENSSAPTSLPGDHIFEPSDDLDTIQTKSNSNSSAQELNQKTKSTKNFDNPTNNGANPNLEKKLGLMERLYKDVDTTNIPYLPNNRIPILSKSTSPQGPIWLAASKISLSSDDESSKKRVKKHVVSGPNGELSQRNKESSNYLLPTTDLDNRLQNVEPNSVSVAKNTKGERNLEEMEREIHFELNKFLLRTKVEIGKLSTALNDKRYHIELQGTSIEDKIVTYKDNILDEVVRSVNDLFLHHEGVEGYATKKPERVQINKPQRNTGVIDVEPLAPSGGSSQAAVSDEPNTNTTGSVATNTYEQPKSPKTDALVDYSFVKITKVCEPNSPFYLSFA; this comes from the coding sequence atGGAATGGAAGCAAATTACGTTGAAACAAGAAGACCAGCCGAAGCAGAATACGATTATCCATAATGCTACAAAACCAAACAAAATTAATACTGGAAACtcaaacaaaaagaatagACCCAAGAAGAATTTTAAAGAAGGAAAGGTAGAAAAAGGTGGGAGCAACAACATGTCCAAAAGGGCAATAAAAAAAGCTAACaaagaatatttcttaGAGCgtcaaagaaagaaagcAGAGCGGCTGCTACAACAGAGCATGAATAACACTgacaataatgataacaatCGTACATCAATCGTTCCTCTTCCTAAttcaccaccaccaccaccgCCACCGCCGCCACGGCAAGGAAATTACAATCAGTTACCTATACTTTGGCCAAACTTTGGAGCACCTCGACCTACCTGGCTGCGTTTACCGCCTGTACCTCCTGTAGGAATGAACTATATGAATGCCTTCCCACATCTTAACCAAGATACTTTACAAAATGGTACTCCAAGTATGAATTATTCTCTACAAGACGCTATGCCACTCCATCGATTACCAATCCCCAATAAAAATGGAACGCTGATACCGCAGCAGTATATACCGCAATCGGATATATCACATCACCACATATCTACATTCAACGCTAATGTTATACCAACGTCAAATCAGCAGATTTCGAAAGAAGCTGCTAAAAAATTCAAGGgaatgaagaaaaaggcGAAAAAGGCCAAAAAGGGCCAAAAGGCCAAAAAGGGCCAAACGGCCAAACAAACGAACATAGAGGTGCCAGGCACAacattcaaagaaaatgcTACCCAGGCTCTGTTTAAGGATGAGGATTTGTCAGTATCTTCAAAACTTTTGCCAGTTATACGGCATGCAGATAATACGGACTCTAACTTGCATTCGGGAGTACGCAAATATGGGAATTTTTTAACCTCATTAACCAACTCCAAAGACAGAAATGAAATAActaaatcttcaaatatatcTAACACTGTGCAGTATATTGAGTTGGATGACGAGAGTTCGGTTGAAGAAATaagtaatgaaaatgtCGACAATGGAAACGAGCATGCTCCAAGCGAAAAGAGACAAGAGCTACaatcaaataatggaaTAATCGATCTAGACCTAATTGAGGCGGAGGGAGGAAGCACGGAACCAAATGGAAGAGAAAATTCTTCTGCTCCTACGTCCTTGCCTGGGGATCATATTTTTGAACCTTCCGATGATTTAGACACAATTCAAACCAAATCGAATTCTAATAGTTCAGCACAGGAATTGAATCAGAAAACGAAGTCTACCAAGAACTTTGACAACCCAACCAATAATGGAGCTAACCCTAACCTCGAAAAGAAACTAGGGTTAATGGAAAGGTTATATAAAGATGTCGATACGACTAACATTCCGTACCTTCCAAATAACAGGATACCTATACTAAGCAAATCAACATCACCTCAAGGACCTATCTGGCTAGCGGCATCGAAGATATCTTTGTCTAGTGATGACGAATCAAGTAAAAAGAGGGTAAAGAAACATGTAGTATCTGGTCCAAATGGTGAACTATCACAACGAAACAAAGAATCCAGTAATTACCTACTGCCGACTACGGACCTTGACAACCGCTTACAAAATGTGGAACCAAACAGTGTTTCCGTTGCAAAAAACACCAAGGGAGAGCGAAACTTAGAAGAGATGGAACGTGAAATTCATTTTGAgttgaataaatttttgTTAAGGACAAAAGTTGAGATTGGGAAACTATCCACTGCACTAAACGATAAACGTTATCATATTGAACTTCAAGGCACTTCGATAGAGGATAAAATCGTTACgtataaagataatattcTTGATGAAGTTGTCCGAAGcgttaatgatttatttcttcatcatgAAGGAGTTGAAGGGTATGCTACGAAAAAACCTGAAAGAGTGCAGATAAACAAGCCACAAAGAAATACTGGTGTTATTGATGTGGAACCCCTTGCCCCATCGGGAGGTTCCAGCCAAGCGGCTGTCAGTGATGAaccaaatacaaatactaCCGGGTCAGTAGCCACGAATACTTATGAACAGCCAAAATCTCCAAAAACTGATGCACTTGTTGATTATAGTTTTGTTAAAATAACTAAGGTATGTGAACCGAATTCTCCtttttatttatctttTGCATAA